The proteins below are encoded in one region of Paenibacillus albus:
- a CDS encoding ROK family protein: MSRDIILAFDVGGTQIKAAAMRDGEIIASTALHYDSRSELEADAIIAHFVDIAVDVLGRGGLTEESISGFGLAFPGPFDYERGICLIQGLGKFESLYGLNIGDMLSEAIRSHGQLGRRLSPEFRIVFENDAALFGLGESNGGGEAFGVERAVCLTIGTGLGSCYLERGQLVKHRDGVPENGWLYAEPYGNRMADECISRRGLLHLAEEMGMELAGRDVRELADAAASGDADAVQLFDHFGRRMAVILVPAFEAYEPNRIVLGGQISKSAGLFAPAFKEVLLAQGIIAQVRVSAGTFASTFRGIYHLVIQSRTVDQ; this comes from the coding sequence ATGAGTCGTGACATAATACTGGCCTTCGACGTTGGCGGAACGCAGATTAAAGCCGCGGCGATGCGCGATGGCGAGATCATCGCATCGACCGCTCTACACTATGATTCTCGCTCGGAGCTTGAGGCGGATGCGATTATTGCCCATTTTGTCGATATTGCGGTTGATGTGCTAGGACGCGGAGGGCTAACGGAAGAGTCGATTAGCGGATTCGGACTTGCCTTCCCCGGACCTTTCGATTACGAGAGGGGCATTTGCCTCATTCAAGGACTAGGGAAATTCGAGTCGCTATACGGACTGAACATCGGGGATATGCTGTCCGAAGCCATTCGTTCGCATGGGCAATTAGGCCGGCGATTAAGCCCTGAATTCCGCATTGTGTTCGAGAACGACGCGGCGCTGTTCGGCCTCGGTGAATCGAATGGCGGCGGTGAAGCGTTTGGCGTTGAGCGTGCCGTGTGCTTGACGATTGGGACAGGACTTGGCTCCTGCTATCTGGAGCGCGGACAGCTTGTGAAGCATCGCGACGGCGTGCCGGAGAACGGCTGGCTGTATGCGGAGCCGTATGGGAACCGAATGGCGGATGAATGCATCTCGCGAAGAGGTCTTCTGCATTTGGCAGAGGAGATGGGGATGGAGCTTGCAGGCAGAGATGTGCGCGAGCTCGCAGATGCTGCAGCTTCTGGCGATGCAGATGCTGTGCAGCTGTTTGACCACTTCGGACGGCGGATGGCAGTCATTCTCGTCCCGGCGTTTGAAGCATATGAGCCGAATCGGATCGTGCTCGGCGGCCAAATCTCGAAGAGTGCGGGCTTGTTCGCTCCCGCTTTCAAAGAAGTGCTGCTTGCACAGGGGATCATCGCGCAAGTGAGGGTAAGCGCGGGTACGTTCGCGAGCACGTTCAGAGGCATTTATCATTTGGTTATACAGAGTAGGACGGTAGATCAGTAG
- a CDS encoding phytanoyl-CoA dioxygenase family protein, translating to MKLTHKQKLSMLNDGYIHIPGVIPKVLVDQAIKHINHAVGEGMPPEKMTTFRAQSYCPDLQDKSPITGLFYDTPVKSLVEDLLGEGMSLPVGGGQIALRFPTLQDPPAVARPHLDGMYSPHNGVKEGTIGNFTMLVGVLLSPVREDFAGNFTVWPGTHAAYEQYFRENGAESLIQGMPPVALPEPVQTKGEPGDVFLVHYQLAHSVAANASPWTRYAIFFRVKHTEHGIDWKAPMTDIWLHWPGIREIAERV from the coding sequence ATGAAGCTGACCCACAAGCAGAAGCTGTCGATGCTAAACGATGGATATATTCACATTCCAGGTGTTATTCCGAAGGTTTTGGTGGATCAAGCGATCAAGCATATTAATCATGCTGTCGGTGAAGGGATGCCGCCAGAGAAGATGACGACGTTCCGCGCGCAATCCTACTGTCCTGACTTGCAGGACAAGTCCCCGATAACAGGGCTCTTCTACGATACGCCGGTGAAGTCACTCGTCGAAGACTTGCTTGGCGAAGGAATGAGCCTGCCTGTCGGCGGCGGGCAAATCGCGCTTCGTTTTCCGACTTTGCAGGACCCGCCGGCCGTGGCTCGTCCGCATCTGGATGGGATGTACTCGCCGCATAACGGTGTAAAGGAAGGGACGATCGGCAACTTTACGATGCTTGTCGGCGTTCTGCTCAGTCCCGTGCGGGAAGACTTCGCCGGTAACTTCACGGTATGGCCTGGCACGCATGCAGCGTATGAACAGTACTTCCGCGAGAATGGGGCGGAGTCGCTTATTCAAGGTATGCCGCCGGTTGCGCTGCCGGAGCCTGTCCAGACAAAAGGGGAGCCGGGGGATGTCTTCCTCGTGCACTATCAGCTGGCGCATAGCGTAGCTGCGAATGCGTCTCCTTGGACGCGGTATGCGATCTTCTTCCGGGTGAAGCACACGGAGCATGGCATAGACTGGAAAGCGCCGATGACCGATATTTGGCTGCATTGGCCGGGGATTCGCGAGATAGCTGAAAGAGTCTAG